The following are from one region of the Dreissena polymorpha isolate Duluth1 chromosome 2, UMN_Dpol_1.0, whole genome shotgun sequence genome:
- the LOC127868193 gene encoding ras-related protein Rab-31-like: MKSLEAKVVVLGSQGVGKTSVVIRYVGGMFSKAVSPTIGASFFTYKLNVGDYRVKLQVWDTAGQERFRSMAPMYYRKANAAMLIYDITSSDTFYDIKDWVTELKRNIDTPIVTCLVGNKCDLQDARQVKMDDAQEYAETIGALFSETSALKNTGIEEAFLEVAKKLIHLYETSPTCGLQTMDQKNALENNDERIHIDPPSRQSGPPPPTQSSSKCNC; this comes from the exons GTGTTGGTAAAACCAGTGTTGTGATTCGCTATGTTGGAGGCATGTTCAGTAAGGCTGTGAGTCCAACCATTGGAGCTTCATTCttcacctataaact AAATGTAGGCGACTACAGAGTGAAGCTTCAGGTTTGGGATACTGCTGGACAAGAACGATTTCGATCCATG GCTCCTATGTACTACAGAAAGGCAAATGCTGCCATGTTGATTTACGATATCACGTCATCAGACACCTTCTATGATATAAAAGACTGGGTCACTG AATTAAAGAGGAACATTGATACACCAATAG TGACCTGCCTTGTTGGTAACAAATGTGATCTTCAGGATGCTCGTCAAGTGAAAATGGACGATGCCCAGGAATATGCAGAAACCATTGGGGCCTTATTCAGTGAAACCAGTGCCCTTAAAAACACAG GTATAGAGGAAGCATTTCTAGAAGTTGCCAAAAAGCTAATCCACCTCTACGAGACCTCTCCCACGTGTGGTCTGCAAACCATGGACCAAAAAAATGCTCTAGAGAACAATGATGAACGAATCCACATAGACCCTCCATCTAGACAATCAGGACCCCCTCCGCCAACACAGAGTTCGTCTAAGTGCAACTGTTGA